In one window of Nothobranchius furzeri strain GRZ-AD chromosome 11, NfurGRZ-RIMD1, whole genome shotgun sequence DNA:
- the lpin2 gene encoding phosphatidate phosphatase LPIN2 isoform X3 produces MKRQRSWGNWDLLGSNTEDNTDSSEQDESSSLKSSWSLTDTMNYVGQLAGQVLVTVKELYKGINQATLSGCIDVVVVRQRDGTYQCSPFHVRFGKLGVLRSKEKVIDIEVNGEPVELHMKLGDNGEAFFVQEAEELNQIVPAHLATSPIPTESHLFWISEVEQRTSKDLNDDPADPEDPPEPPAPSNTATKKKKRRRKKHKGDPRREEPTPPMSVTSSNIAATAAAISSNGQNDEIFEMDLSSDEEAVAHVSRSPSVTTIRDIDPKLPAARPNLEGYPLSDGEWPLGDGHGLSQAFSPKSDSELVMRPSESLLRAESHMQWTWGEFPETTRITKKERPEPLRTVTITPSESTHFRVILSSEAMEKEGETEKEDSTPSVCTIVKPEPRSPIPTLPPDNSLSSVSTITSVSPIAPTEPLDALPSNVNTSTPSNSHLTDSPSKKKGVPKRSQHQGPEDIYLDDLNVLEPDVAARYFPKSESEATTKHWVDSEIHSGSQSPQSVGSAAADSGTECLSDSASDLPDVTLSLCGGLTENAEISKERFMEHIITYHEFAENPAIIDNPNLVVKIGNRYYNWTLAAPLILSLQAFQKNLPKATEEAWVKEKMPKKSGRWWFWRKRADSTIKQSETKPEAKEESQLEEGPSMSQESLVLSPKAGDTSSDEEAKEVSAASCQERLQPGDAPHHSNTHTYRKSLRLSSDQIASLKLKEGPNDVTFSITTQYQGTCRCEGTIYLWNWDDKVIISDIDGTITKSDVFGQILPQLGKDWTHQGIAKLYHSVAENGYKFLYCSARAIGMADMTRGYLQWVNDGGIILPRGPLMLSPSSLFSAFHREVIEKKPEIFKIECLTDIKNLFQHNKRPFYAAFGNRANDVFAYKEVGVPLCRIFTVNPKGELIQEQTKGNKSSYGRLSELVEHVFPLLSKEQNEAFVMPEYSSFCYWRQPLPQINPDELL; encoded by the exons ACGGACACCATGAACTACGTGGGCCAGCTGGCGGGTCAGGTTCTGGTTACCGTCAAAGAGCTGTACAAGGGCATCAATCAGGCCACTTTGTCAGGCTGTATTGATGTTGTTGTTGTCCGTCAAAGAGATGGCACCTACCAGTGCTCCCCGTTCCACGTGCGTTTCGGCAAGCTGGGTGTGCTACGCTCCAAAGAAAAAGTG ATTGACATTGAAGTGAACGGAGAGCCTGTAGAACTACACATGAAGCTTGGTGACAATGGAGAGGCCTTTTTTGTCCAGGAAGCTGAAGAACTGAAC CAGATTGTCCCTGCCCATCTGGCCACCTCCCCAATTCCTACAGAAAGTCATTTGTTCTGGATCTCAGAGGTGGAGCAAAGGACATCCAAAGATCTAAACGATGACCCTGCTGACCCTGAGGACCCACCTGAGCCTCCAGCTCCCAGTAATACAGcaacaaaaaagaagaaaagacgaAGGAAAAAGCACAAAGGAGACCCTCGCAGGGAAGAGCCAACCCCACCGATGTCGGTTACTTCCAGTAATATTGCTGCTACAGCTGCTGCTATCTCCAGTAATGGACAGAACGACGAGATCTTTGAGATGGACTTGAGCTCAGACGAAGAAGCTGTTGCGCACGTCTCAAG ATCACCTTCAGTCACCACAATTCGTGACATTGACCCCAAATTACCCGCAGCCAGACCTAACCTCGAAGGTTATCCTCTGTCTGATGGTGAATGGCCGTTGGGTGATGG tcatgGCTTGTCTCAGGCTTTCTCCCCGAAGAGTGACTCTGAACTGGTGATGAGACCTTCAGAGAGTTTGCTCAGAGCTGAGTCCCACATGCAGTGGACATGGGGGGAATTTCCAGAAACAACCAGG ATCACTAAGAAAGAGAGACCAGAACCACTGAGAACTGTGACCATCACCCCATCAGAGAGCACTCACTTCCGTGTCATCCTCAGCtcagaggccatggagaaagaaggAGAAACTGAAAAGGAGGATAGCACTCCCTCAGTGTGTACCATAGTCAAACCCGAGCCACGCAGCCCTATCCCCACCCTACCTCCTGATAATTCTCTATCATCTGTCAGCACCATAACCTCTGTGAGCCCCATAGCCCCTACAGAGCCCCTTGATGCTCTTCCATCTAACGTGAACACCTCTACCCCTTCAAATAGTCACCTGACGGATTCTCCCTCTAAGAAGAAAG GAGTCCCAAAAAGGAGTCAGCATCAGGGCCCTGAGGACATCTACTTAGATGACCTGAATGTACTTGAACCTGATGTAGCTGCTAGATATTTTCCTAAGAG TGAGTCTGAGGCAACGACGAAACACTGGGTGGACTCTGAGATCCACTCTGGCTCACAGTCTCCTCAGTCTGTGGGCAGCGCAGCAGCGGACAGCGggacagaatgtctgtctgactcAGCCAGTGACCTCCCTGATGTCACTCTTTCTCTGTGTGGAGGTCTCACAGAAAATGCAGAAATATCCAAAG AAAGATTTATGGAACACATCATCACATATCACGAGTTTGCTGAAAATCCAGCAATTATCGATAACCCCAACTTAGTGGTAAAGATAGGAAATAG gtaTTACAACTGGACGTTAGCTGCTCCTTTGATTTTAAGTCTGCAAGCATTTCAAAAGAATTTACCAAAG GCTACAGAGGAGGCCTGGGTGAAGGAAAAAATGCCAAAGAAGTCTGGTCGTTGGTGGTTCTGGCGAAAGAGGGCGGATAGTACAATCAAGCAG TCTGAGACTAAGCCTGAAGCCAAGGAGGAGTCTCAGTTAGAGGAAGGACCGTCCATGTCTCAGGAAAGCTTGGTTTTATC ACCTAAAGCAGGAGACACCTCCAGTGACGAGGAGGCCAAGGAGGTCAGTGCTGCGTCCTGTCAGGAGAGGCTGCAGCCAGGAGATGCTCCACACCATTccaacacacacacttacaggaAGTCCTTGCGTCTTTCCTCTGATCAAATA GCCAGTCTGAAACTGAAAGAGGGACCAAACGATGTGACTTTTAGCATCACCACCCAATACCAGGGCACATGCCGCTGTGAGGGCACCATCTACCTGTGGAACTGGGATGACAAAGTCATCATCTCTGACATCGATGGCACCATCACCAA GTCAGATGTGTTTGGACAGATTCTTCCACAGTTGGGAAAAGACTGGACTCACCAGGGCATTGCTAAGCTGTACCACTCTGTAGCCGA GAATGGATATAAATTTTTATATTGCTCAGCTCGGGCTATTGGCATGGCAGACATGACACGAGGTTACCTGCAGTGGGTCAACGATGGCGGGATCATCCTGCCAAGAGGACCACTCATGTTGTCTCCCAGCAGCCTGTTCTCAGCGTTCCACAG GGAGGTCATTGAGAAGAAGCCAGAGATCTTCAAAATTGAATGCCTCACAGACATCAAGAACCTGTTTCAGCATAACAAGAGGCCGTTCTACGCCGCCTTTGGGAATAGAGCTAAT GATGTTTTTGCCTATAAGGAGGTGGGAGTCCCACTGTGTCGGATCTTTACTGTTAACCCCAAGGGAGAGCTGATCCAGGAGCAGACGAAGGGCAACAAGTCCTC TTACGGCAGACTGAGTGAGCTGGTGGAGCACGTGTTCCCTTTGTTGAGTAAAGAGCAGAACGAGGCCTTTGTGATGCCAGAGTACAGCTCCTTCTGTTACTGGAGACAGCCGCTACCACAGATCAACCCTGATGAGCTGCTCTGA